From a region of the Fischerella sp. JS2 genome:
- a CDS encoding 1-acyl-sn-glycerol-3-phosphate acyltransferase: protein MQHAQSRLEFIPQSFNPVVLRLAQWLLPILLRFRLRPWLPAGISRIQVKNAEILAELYQQFQTGKVRFLMAFRHPEVDDPLCMLYLLSRAVPRVARQQGIPLQYPIHSHFIYERGMLLWAGDWLGWFFSNLGGTPIRRGKRLDKLGIQNARNLFANGKMPIAVAPEGATNGHSGIVSPLEPGVAQFGFWCVEDLHKANRSEEVLIVPIALQYSYVKPPWAKLDWLLSKLEADCGLPVETIGTSEIANPEEIHYPRLLRLAECLLTEMEGFYQRFYHQHLAAIDCELEARGNANEILIARLHRLQDTALKVAEQYFKLQPQGNFIDRCRRLEEAGWSYIYREDVSDINALPPFQRGLADWVAAEAELRMRHMRLVETFTAVTGTYVKEKPTPERFAETALLIFDMIARTRNNTKLPGRPRLGWRQVLITVGEPISVTQRWAKSQSDRHAARVGVTELTKELHQALEQLIKA, encoded by the coding sequence CGCAAAGCTTCAACCCTGTTGTACTCCGTCTTGCCCAGTGGTTGCTGCCTATTTTGCTACGCTTTCGGCTAAGACCGTGGTTGCCAGCTGGAATTTCCCGCATCCAAGTCAAGAATGCAGAAATTTTAGCCGAATTATATCAACAATTCCAAACTGGCAAAGTTCGCTTTTTGATGGCATTTCGTCATCCAGAGGTAGACGATCCCCTGTGTATGTTATACCTGCTTTCCAGAGCAGTGCCACGGGTTGCACGTCAGCAAGGAATTCCCTTGCAATACCCAATTCATTCACACTTCATTTATGAACGGGGAATGTTATTGTGGGCGGGAGACTGGCTAGGCTGGTTTTTCTCAAATTTAGGGGGAACTCCCATTCGTCGGGGTAAGCGACTCGACAAGCTAGGTATTCAAAATGCCCGGAATTTGTTTGCTAATGGCAAAATGCCGATCGCAGTAGCTCCCGAAGGTGCTACCAATGGACATAGTGGGATCGTTAGCCCTTTAGAACCTGGTGTTGCTCAATTTGGGTTTTGGTGTGTAGAAGACTTGCATAAAGCTAACCGTTCGGAAGAAGTTTTGATTGTGCCGATCGCGCTCCAGTATAGTTATGTGAAACCACCTTGGGCAAAACTGGATTGGCTGTTGAGTAAACTAGAAGCTGATTGTGGTTTGCCAGTAGAGACTATTGGCACATCTGAGATTGCCAATCCAGAAGAGATACACTATCCACGTCTGTTGCGGCTAGCGGAATGTCTTTTAACAGAGATGGAAGGATTTTATCAACGCTTTTATCATCAGCATCTTGCTGCAATTGATTGTGAACTTGAGGCTAGAGGCAATGCCAATGAGATACTAATCGCTAGACTGCATCGCTTACAAGATACAGCCTTAAAAGTTGCCGAGCAATATTTTAAACTACAACCACAAGGAAATTTTATTGACCGTTGTCGCCGTTTGGAAGAAGCTGGCTGGAGTTATATTTACCGAGAAGACGTGTCAGATATTAACGCTTTACCACCCTTCCAACGAGGATTAGCAGACTGGGTAGCAGCAGAAGCAGAACTGCGAATGCGACATATGCGATTGGTAGAAACTTTTACAGCAGTTACAGGGACTTATGTCAAGGAAAAACCTACTCCAGAAAGGTTTGCAGAGACAGCGCTACTAATATTTGACATGATTGCCCGAACCAGAAATAACACAAAACTGCCAGGGCGTCCCCGTTTGGGTTGGCGACAAGTACTAATTACAGTTGGTGAACCAATATCAGTTACACAACGGTGGGCAAAATCTCAAAGCGATCGCCATGCAGCAAGAGTTGGGGTGACTGAGTTAACAAAAGAACTGCACCAAGCTTTAGAACAATTAATTAAGGCGTGA